The Perca fluviatilis chromosome 2, GENO_Pfluv_1.0, whole genome shotgun sequence genome includes a region encoding these proteins:
- the mffa gene encoding mitochondrial fission factor homolog B isoform X1 — MNGAAFPSPTAEMAEMNRIQYELDYTEGISQRMRIPEMLRVAPQAHEDPNLGSQEVPHSVAMQVPERIVIAGDSSDPQFSRPRDLDLIQSTPLDTLSLKTPPRVLTLSDRPLDFLEEEQRAAPDSEEVLRPQARVRRERSASENAAARHNSPLTRNDSAATPSPPATVHPCPLLTVTEEEHNLYSASSVLSFIQSTTRRAYQQVLEVLDENPRSKPSLRGGSAMSSNPLHDSRLALSTYEGTLDAGPDDMTVVDATTLRRQLIKLNRRLQHLEEENKERTKREMILYSVTVAFWLVNTWVWLRR; from the exons ATGAACGGAGCAGCATTCCCTTCCCCCACAGCAGAGATGGCAGAGATGAACCGTATCCAGTATGAGCTGGACTACACTGAAGGGATCAGCCAGAGGATGCGCATCCCTGAGATGCTCAGAGTGGCTCCTCAAGCCCACGAGGATCCTAATCTTGGATCTCAGGAGGTCCCCCACAGTGTCGCAATGCAAGTCCCAGAGAGAATTGTAATTGCGG GAGACAGTAGTGACCCCCAGTTCTCCAGACCTAGAGACCTGGACCTAATCCAGTCAACACCACTAGACACCCTATCACTGAAGACTCCACCCAGAGTCCTCACCCTGAGTGATCGGCCCCTGGACTTCCTGGAAGAGGAGCAGCGTGCAGCTCCAGACAGTGAAGAGGTG TTGCGGCCCCAAGCACGAGTACGACGGGAACGTTCAGCCAGTGAGAATGCTGCTGCCCGTCATAACAGTCCGCTGACGCGCAACGATTCTGC TGCGACCCCGTCCCCCCCAGCCACTGTTCACCCTTGCCCCCTTCTCACCGTGACTGAGGAAGAACACAACCTGTACAGCGCTAGCAGTGTTCTATCTTTCATCCAGTCCACTACACGTCGGGCCTACCAGCAGGTCCTGGAGGTCTTGGACGAGAACCCTCGCAG CAAACCATCACTGCGAGGGGGGTCGGCCATGAGCTCCAACCCCCTGCATGACTCCAG GCTTGCATTATCAACATATGAAGGCACACTGGATGCGGGGCCTGATGACATGACTGTGGTTGATGCAACGACGCTTCGACGTCAG CTCATCAAGTTGAACCGGAGACTCCAGCATTTGGAAGAGGAGAACAAGGAGCGAACAAAGCGAGAGATGATCCTGTACTCGGTCACtgtagctttctggctcgtcaACACCTGGGTGTGGTTGCGACGCTAG
- the mffa gene encoding mitochondrial fission factor homolog B isoform X3, protein MNGAAFPSPTAEMAEMNRIQYELDYTEGISQRMRIPEMLRVAPQAHEDPNLGSQEVPHSVAMQVPERIVIAGDSSDPQFSRPRDLDLIQSTPLDTLSLKTPPRVLTLSDRPLDFLEEEQRAAPDSEEVLRPQARVRRERSASENAAARHNSPLTRNDSAATPSPPATVHPCPLLTVTEEEHNLYSASSVLSFIQSTTRRAYQQVLEVLDENPRRLALSTYEGTLDAGPDDMTVVDATTLRRQLIKLNRRLQHLEEENKERTKREMILYSVTVAFWLVNTWVWLRR, encoded by the exons ATGAACGGAGCAGCATTCCCTTCCCCCACAGCAGAGATGGCAGAGATGAACCGTATCCAGTATGAGCTGGACTACACTGAAGGGATCAGCCAGAGGATGCGCATCCCTGAGATGCTCAGAGTGGCTCCTCAAGCCCACGAGGATCCTAATCTTGGATCTCAGGAGGTCCCCCACAGTGTCGCAATGCAAGTCCCAGAGAGAATTGTAATTGCGG GAGACAGTAGTGACCCCCAGTTCTCCAGACCTAGAGACCTGGACCTAATCCAGTCAACACCACTAGACACCCTATCACTGAAGACTCCACCCAGAGTCCTCACCCTGAGTGATCGGCCCCTGGACTTCCTGGAAGAGGAGCAGCGTGCAGCTCCAGACAGTGAAGAGGTG TTGCGGCCCCAAGCACGAGTACGACGGGAACGTTCAGCCAGTGAGAATGCTGCTGCCCGTCATAACAGTCCGCTGACGCGCAACGATTCTGC TGCGACCCCGTCCCCCCCAGCCACTGTTCACCCTTGCCCCCTTCTCACCGTGACTGAGGAAGAACACAACCTGTACAGCGCTAGCAGTGTTCTATCTTTCATCCAGTCCACTACACGTCGGGCCTACCAGCAGGTCCTGGAGGTCTTGGACGAGAACCCTCGCAG GCTTGCATTATCAACATATGAAGGCACACTGGATGCGGGGCCTGATGACATGACTGTGGTTGATGCAACGACGCTTCGACGTCAG CTCATCAAGTTGAACCGGAGACTCCAGCATTTGGAAGAGGAGAACAAGGAGCGAACAAAGCGAGAGATGATCCTGTACTCGGTCACtgtagctttctggctcgtcaACACCTGGGTGTGGTTGCGACGCTAG
- the mffa gene encoding mitochondrial fission factor homolog B isoform X4: protein MNGAAFPSPTAEMAEMNRIQYELDYTEGISQRMRIPEMLRVAPQAHEDPNLGSQEVPHSVAMQVPERIVIAGDSSDPQFSRPRDLDLIQSTPLDTLSLKTPPRVLTLSDRPLDFLEEEQRAAPDSEEVLRPQARVRRERSASENAAARHNSPLTRNDSAKPSLRGGSAMSSNPLHDSRLALSTYEGTLDAGPDDMTVVDATTLRRQLIKLNRRLQHLEEENKERTKREMILYSVTVAFWLVNTWVWLRR from the exons ATGAACGGAGCAGCATTCCCTTCCCCCACAGCAGAGATGGCAGAGATGAACCGTATCCAGTATGAGCTGGACTACACTGAAGGGATCAGCCAGAGGATGCGCATCCCTGAGATGCTCAGAGTGGCTCCTCAAGCCCACGAGGATCCTAATCTTGGATCTCAGGAGGTCCCCCACAGTGTCGCAATGCAAGTCCCAGAGAGAATTGTAATTGCGG GAGACAGTAGTGACCCCCAGTTCTCCAGACCTAGAGACCTGGACCTAATCCAGTCAACACCACTAGACACCCTATCACTGAAGACTCCACCCAGAGTCCTCACCCTGAGTGATCGGCCCCTGGACTTCCTGGAAGAGGAGCAGCGTGCAGCTCCAGACAGTGAAGAGGTG TTGCGGCCCCAAGCACGAGTACGACGGGAACGTTCAGCCAGTGAGAATGCTGCTGCCCGTCATAACAGTCCGCTGACGCGCAACGATTCTGC CAAACCATCACTGCGAGGGGGGTCGGCCATGAGCTCCAACCCCCTGCATGACTCCAG GCTTGCATTATCAACATATGAAGGCACACTGGATGCGGGGCCTGATGACATGACTGTGGTTGATGCAACGACGCTTCGACGTCAG CTCATCAAGTTGAACCGGAGACTCCAGCATTTGGAAGAGGAGAACAAGGAGCGAACAAAGCGAGAGATGATCCTGTACTCGGTCACtgtagctttctggctcgtcaACACCTGGGTGTGGTTGCGACGCTAG
- the mffa gene encoding mitochondrial fission factor homolog B isoform X2 produces MNGAAFPSPTAEMAEMNRIQYELDYTEGISQRMRIPEMLRVAPQAHEDPNLGSQEVPHSVAMQVPERIVIAGDSSDPQFSRPRDLDLIQSTPLDTLSLKTPPRVLTLSDRPLDFLEEEQRAAPDSEELRPQARVRRERSASENAAARHNSPLTRNDSAATPSPPATVHPCPLLTVTEEEHNLYSASSVLSFIQSTTRRAYQQVLEVLDENPRSKPSLRGGSAMSSNPLHDSRLALSTYEGTLDAGPDDMTVVDATTLRRQLIKLNRRLQHLEEENKERTKREMILYSVTVAFWLVNTWVWLRR; encoded by the exons ATGAACGGAGCAGCATTCCCTTCCCCCACAGCAGAGATGGCAGAGATGAACCGTATCCAGTATGAGCTGGACTACACTGAAGGGATCAGCCAGAGGATGCGCATCCCTGAGATGCTCAGAGTGGCTCCTCAAGCCCACGAGGATCCTAATCTTGGATCTCAGGAGGTCCCCCACAGTGTCGCAATGCAAGTCCCAGAGAGAATTGTAATTGCGG GAGACAGTAGTGACCCCCAGTTCTCCAGACCTAGAGACCTGGACCTAATCCAGTCAACACCACTAGACACCCTATCACTGAAGACTCCACCCAGAGTCCTCACCCTGAGTGATCGGCCCCTGGACTTCCTGGAAGAGGAGCAGCGTGCAGCTCCAGACAGTGAAGAG TTGCGGCCCCAAGCACGAGTACGACGGGAACGTTCAGCCAGTGAGAATGCTGCTGCCCGTCATAACAGTCCGCTGACGCGCAACGATTCTGC TGCGACCCCGTCCCCCCCAGCCACTGTTCACCCTTGCCCCCTTCTCACCGTGACTGAGGAAGAACACAACCTGTACAGCGCTAGCAGTGTTCTATCTTTCATCCAGTCCACTACACGTCGGGCCTACCAGCAGGTCCTGGAGGTCTTGGACGAGAACCCTCGCAG CAAACCATCACTGCGAGGGGGGTCGGCCATGAGCTCCAACCCCCTGCATGACTCCAG GCTTGCATTATCAACATATGAAGGCACACTGGATGCGGGGCCTGATGACATGACTGTGGTTGATGCAACGACGCTTCGACGTCAG CTCATCAAGTTGAACCGGAGACTCCAGCATTTGGAAGAGGAGAACAAGGAGCGAACAAAGCGAGAGATGATCCTGTACTCGGTCACtgtagctttctggctcgtcaACACCTGGGTGTGGTTGCGACGCTAG
- the mffa gene encoding mitochondrial fission factor homolog B isoform X6 has product MNGAAFPSPTAEMAEMNRIQYELDYTEGISQRMRIPEMLRVAPQAHEDPNLGSQEVPHSVAMQVPERIVIAGDSSDPQFSRPRDLDLIQSTPLDTLSLKTPPRVLTLSDRPLDFLEEEQRAAPDSEELRPQARVRRERSASENAAARHNSPLTRNDSALALSTYEGTLDAGPDDMTVVDATTLRRQLIKLNRRLQHLEEENKERTKREMILYSVTVAFWLVNTWVWLRR; this is encoded by the exons ATGAACGGAGCAGCATTCCCTTCCCCCACAGCAGAGATGGCAGAGATGAACCGTATCCAGTATGAGCTGGACTACACTGAAGGGATCAGCCAGAGGATGCGCATCCCTGAGATGCTCAGAGTGGCTCCTCAAGCCCACGAGGATCCTAATCTTGGATCTCAGGAGGTCCCCCACAGTGTCGCAATGCAAGTCCCAGAGAGAATTGTAATTGCGG GAGACAGTAGTGACCCCCAGTTCTCCAGACCTAGAGACCTGGACCTAATCCAGTCAACACCACTAGACACCCTATCACTGAAGACTCCACCCAGAGTCCTCACCCTGAGTGATCGGCCCCTGGACTTCCTGGAAGAGGAGCAGCGTGCAGCTCCAGACAGTGAAGAG TTGCGGCCCCAAGCACGAGTACGACGGGAACGTTCAGCCAGTGAGAATGCTGCTGCCCGTCATAACAGTCCGCTGACGCGCAACGATTCTGC GCTTGCATTATCAACATATGAAGGCACACTGGATGCGGGGCCTGATGACATGACTGTGGTTGATGCAACGACGCTTCGACGTCAG CTCATCAAGTTGAACCGGAGACTCCAGCATTTGGAAGAGGAGAACAAGGAGCGAACAAAGCGAGAGATGATCCTGTACTCGGTCACtgtagctttctggctcgtcaACACCTGGGTGTGGTTGCGACGCTAG
- the mffa gene encoding mitochondrial fission factor homolog B isoform X7: MNGAAFPSPTAEMAEMNRIQYELDYTEGISQRMRIPEMLRVAPQAHEDPNLGSQEVPHSVAMQVPERIVIAGDSSDPQFSRPRDLDLIQSTPLDTLSLKTPPRVLTLSDRPLDFLEEEQRAAPDSEELRPQARVRRERSASENAAARHNSPLTRNDSAATPSPPATVHPCPLLTVTEEEHNLYSASSVLSFIQSTTRRAYQQVLEVLDENPRRLALSTYEGTLDAGPDDMTVVDATTLRRQLIKLNRRLQHLEEENKERTKREMILYSVTVAFWLVNTWVWLRR; this comes from the exons ATGAACGGAGCAGCATTCCCTTCCCCCACAGCAGAGATGGCAGAGATGAACCGTATCCAGTATGAGCTGGACTACACTGAAGGGATCAGCCAGAGGATGCGCATCCCTGAGATGCTCAGAGTGGCTCCTCAAGCCCACGAGGATCCTAATCTTGGATCTCAGGAGGTCCCCCACAGTGTCGCAATGCAAGTCCCAGAGAGAATTGTAATTGCGG GAGACAGTAGTGACCCCCAGTTCTCCAGACCTAGAGACCTGGACCTAATCCAGTCAACACCACTAGACACCCTATCACTGAAGACTCCACCCAGAGTCCTCACCCTGAGTGATCGGCCCCTGGACTTCCTGGAAGAGGAGCAGCGTGCAGCTCCAGACAGTGAAGAG TTGCGGCCCCAAGCACGAGTACGACGGGAACGTTCAGCCAGTGAGAATGCTGCTGCCCGTCATAACAGTCCGCTGACGCGCAACGATTCTGC TGCGACCCCGTCCCCCCCAGCCACTGTTCACCCTTGCCCCCTTCTCACCGTGACTGAGGAAGAACACAACCTGTACAGCGCTAGCAGTGTTCTATCTTTCATCCAGTCCACTACACGTCGGGCCTACCAGCAGGTCCTGGAGGTCTTGGACGAGAACCCTCGCAG GCTTGCATTATCAACATATGAAGGCACACTGGATGCGGGGCCTGATGACATGACTGTGGTTGATGCAACGACGCTTCGACGTCAG CTCATCAAGTTGAACCGGAGACTCCAGCATTTGGAAGAGGAGAACAAGGAGCGAACAAAGCGAGAGATGATCCTGTACTCGGTCACtgtagctttctggctcgtcaACACCTGGGTGTGGTTGCGACGCTAG
- the mffa gene encoding mitochondrial fission factor homolog B isoform X5, whose product MNGAAFPSPTAEMAEMNRIQYELDYTEGISQRMRIPEMLRVAPQAHEDPNLGSQEVPHSVAMQVPERIVIAGDSSDPQFSRPRDLDLIQSTPLDTLSLKTPPRVLTLSDRPLDFLEEEQRAAPDSEELRPQARVRRERSASENAAARHNSPLTRNDSAKPSLRGGSAMSSNPLHDSRLALSTYEGTLDAGPDDMTVVDATTLRRQLIKLNRRLQHLEEENKERTKREMILYSVTVAFWLVNTWVWLRR is encoded by the exons ATGAACGGAGCAGCATTCCCTTCCCCCACAGCAGAGATGGCAGAGATGAACCGTATCCAGTATGAGCTGGACTACACTGAAGGGATCAGCCAGAGGATGCGCATCCCTGAGATGCTCAGAGTGGCTCCTCAAGCCCACGAGGATCCTAATCTTGGATCTCAGGAGGTCCCCCACAGTGTCGCAATGCAAGTCCCAGAGAGAATTGTAATTGCGG GAGACAGTAGTGACCCCCAGTTCTCCAGACCTAGAGACCTGGACCTAATCCAGTCAACACCACTAGACACCCTATCACTGAAGACTCCACCCAGAGTCCTCACCCTGAGTGATCGGCCCCTGGACTTCCTGGAAGAGGAGCAGCGTGCAGCTCCAGACAGTGAAGAG TTGCGGCCCCAAGCACGAGTACGACGGGAACGTTCAGCCAGTGAGAATGCTGCTGCCCGTCATAACAGTCCGCTGACGCGCAACGATTCTGC CAAACCATCACTGCGAGGGGGGTCGGCCATGAGCTCCAACCCCCTGCATGACTCCAG GCTTGCATTATCAACATATGAAGGCACACTGGATGCGGGGCCTGATGACATGACTGTGGTTGATGCAACGACGCTTCGACGTCAG CTCATCAAGTTGAACCGGAGACTCCAGCATTTGGAAGAGGAGAACAAGGAGCGAACAAAGCGAGAGATGATCCTGTACTCGGTCACtgtagctttctggctcgtcaACACCTGGGTGTGGTTGCGACGCTAG
- the dnaaf1 gene encoding dynein assembly factor 1, axonemal, whose product MSTPEVQETMGDKVGPANQMECGDAEITSSVKDKVDTVIKDGAQENKESNKKLQSPLQERRAKHSEPRMTKTFLKDHCKQNKLYSTPCLNDTLYLHFKGFSAIENLEEYTGLKCLWLESNGLQRIENLDAQTDLRSLFLQQNLIYKLENLEPLKKLCTLNVSNNFIHIIENISFLPDLSTLQIAHNKLETVGDIEHLSQCLVISVLDMSHNLLHDPEILLVLEAMPELRVLNLMGNEVVKKIPNYRKTMIVRLKQLTFLDDRPVFPKDRACAEAWAVGGLEAERKEREQWETRERRKIQDSLDGIANIRKKAQERQRLRELQEKGVTEASSTPETPCEEKDTQMIQVFVQDCLDAHEEFLQSQSTQGPKEHQSNCEHLKAEQPGQGLQREPLGKGEQEKSQIKVTVTQEEEGVNPEHSTQEQESIAGKMLETETQEDKQQNQSRGIQLIRNDEAEREQANMSERFEREQPSMVRADEVVPAHGPGPLVTELEDADQLETIHLPLRRSLHIDDLPDLEDVDTEDFTAMFSFQQVLKPKIEVISGGSDEDEPIGSQSEGIPAFGPDKNSMLLRGCNKSTGVSNNSSSLVYPEEGDTREPLIFEPVGNSKPNPTPSPPRCLIEELE is encoded by the exons ATGTCCACTCCTGAAGTCCAGGAAACGATGGGAGATAAAGTAGGGCCAGCGAATCAAATGGAATGTGGAGATGCCGAAATAACTTCTTCTGTCAAAGATAAAGTGGATACCGTGATAAAGGATGGAGCTCAAGAAAACAAGGAAAGTAACAAAAAACTGCAAAGCCCACTTCAAGAGAGGAGAGCAAAGCATTCAGAGCCACGCATGACCAAGACGTTCCTTAAAGACCATTGTAAGCAGAACAAACTTTACTCAACGCCTTGCCTGAATGACACACTGTACCTGCATTTCAAAGGTTTCTCCGCCATTGAGAACCTAGAGGAGTACACAGGACTGAAGTGTCTCTGGCTGGAAAGCAATGGGCTCCAACGCATTGAGAACCTGGACGCCCAGACTGATCTGCGCTCCTTGTTCCTTCAGCAGAACCTCATATACAAGCTGGAAAACCTTGAACCTCTGAAAAAGCTCTGCACCCTTAATGTCTCCAACAACTTCATACACATTATAGAGAACATCTCCTTCCTTCCTGACCTGAGCACTCTGCAGATAGCCCATAACAAGCTGGAGACTGTGGGGGACATAGAGCATCTGAGTCAGTGTCTGGTAATCAGTGTGCTGGACATGTCTCACAATCTGTTACATGACCCTGAGATCCTCCTGGTACTTGAGGCCATGCCAGAACTGCGTGTGCTAAATCTAATGGGAAATGAGGTGGTGAAAAAGATCCCAAACTACAGGAAGACCATGATTGTGCGTCTCAAGCAGCTCACCTTCCTCGACGATCGCCCTGTGTTCCCCAAAGACAGGGCATGTGCAGAGGCATGGGCAGTGGGAGGGCTGGAAGCGGAGCGTAAAGAGAGGGAGCAATGGGAAACACGAGAGAGGAGGAAAATTCAGGACAGCTTGGACGGCATTGCAAACATTCGAAAGAAAGCCCAGGAGAGACAACGCCTTCGAGAGCTACAGGAGAAAG GGGTGACTGAGGCTTCCAGCACTCCAGAGACTCCATGTGAGGAAAAGGACACCCAGATGATCCAAGTCTTTGTGCAGGACTGCCTGGATGCCCATGAAGAGTTCTTGCAGAGTCAATCAACACAGGGGCCCAAAGAACACCAGTCCAACTGCGAACATCTTAAAGCAGAGCAGCCAGGTCAAGGTTTACAGAGGGAACCGTTAGGGAAAGGTGAGCAGGAGAAATCACAGATAAAGGTGACCGTGACACAAGAGGAAGAGGGGGTGAATCCAGAGCACTCCACACAAGAGCAAGAAAGCATTGCAGGAAAGATGCTAGAGACGGAAACACAGGAAGATAAACAACAAAACCAGTCACGTGGAATCCAGTTAATAAGAAACGACGAAGCGGAGAGAGAGCAGGCAAACATGAGTGAGCGGTTTGAAAGGGAACAGCCTTCTATGGTCAGGGCAGATGAGGTTGTACCAGCACATGGTCCCGGGCCACTGGTtacagagctggaggatgcagACCAGCTGGAAACCATTCACCTTCCACTACGTCGCTCACTGCATATTGATGACCTGCCTGATCTGGAGGACGTGGACACAGAGGACTTCACAGCAATGTTCTCTTTTCAGCAAGTGCTCAAACCTAAAATAGAGGTCATATCAGGAGGCAGTGATGAGGATGAGCCAATCGGGAGTCAGAGTGAGGGCATCCCCGCCTTTGGTCCAGATAAAAATTCAATGCTCTTAAGAGGCTGTAACAAATCAACCGGGGTCTCTAACAATTCTTCATCATTGGTGTATCCAGAAGAAGGGGATACCCGTGAGCCACTCATTTTTGAACCAGTGGGAAACTCCAAACCAAACCCAACCCCTTCTCCACCACGCTGCCTGATTGAGGAGCTGGAATGA
- the mrpl44 gene encoding 39S ribosomal protein L44, mitochondrial — translation MASGYILNRGVLTLGIHCQRVCRNVSLSQVREKKRWMKAYTHLMAKKLKLEGPPPLKPRSQQPHWDYHAEVQAFSSRLHENFSLEVLKTAFINPCYLQAEQERRKGLCVDSGTTALVLKDNVQLSKKGAGFTKSFLTDWCGASFPSLPSEGVESVVGHLTSSAVVTYVARNLGIEDLTMSAECPVPDDVLHSTFMAVIGVLQESSGAEQTGLFLRDFLVTQLIGKDLFDMWTVINPMGLLVEELTKRNVPLPEPRLIRSAGASTVLPLYFVGLYSNKKLLAQGPGETLAAAEDEAARVALRKLYGYTENRRPFDFSPLQHHQQPLIQSVSSN, via the exons ATGGCGTCCGGATACATACTAAATCGTGGTGTGCTAACTTTAGGAATTCACTGTCAGCGTGTTTGCAGAAACGTATCATTATCACAGGTTAGAGAGAAAAAGCGATGGATGAAAGCATATACACACCTCATGGCAAAGAAGTTAAAGCTTGAAGGACCGCCACCACTGAAGCCACG CTCTCAGCAACCTCACTGGGATTACCACGCTGAGGTTCAGGCTTTCAGCAGCCGCCTCCACGAGAACTTCTCCCTGGAGGTACTGAAAACAGCCTTCATCAATCCCTGTTACCTGCAGGCGGAGCAAGAGAGGAGAAAGGGGTTATGCGTGGACTCTGGGACCACTGCTCTTGTTCTGAAAGATAATGTCCAGCTGAGTAAAAAGGGAGCGGGTTTCACTAAAAGCTTCCTGACCGACTGGTGCGGGGCCAGCTTCCCGAGCCTGCCGAGTGAGGGGGTGGAGAGTGTCGTAGGGCACCTCACCAGTTCAGCAGTGGTGACCTATGTAGCAAGAAATCTCGGCATCGAAGACCTAACCATGAGTGCAGAATGTCCTGTTCCTGATGATGTGCTTCATTCTACATTCATGGCTGTGATTGGAGTTTTACAGGAGAGCAGTGGAGCCGAGCAAACTGGATTGTTCCTCAGG GATTTCCTGGTCACTCAGCTGATAGGGAAGGACCTGTTTGATATGTGGACAGTTATCAACCCCATGGGACTATTAGTGGAAGAGCTTACTAAGAGGAACGTTCCACTGCCAGAGCCTCGCCTCATCAGGTCTGCTGGAGCCAGTACCGTCCTGCCTCTATACTTTGTCGGCTTGTACAG CAACAAGAAGCTTCTGGCTCAGGGTCCAGGGGAGACACTTGCAGCAGCCGAGGACGAGGCAGCTCGTGTGGCCCTCCGGAAACTCTACGGCTACACTGAGAACCGCAGACCCTTTGACTTCTCTCCACTACAGCACCATCAGCAGCCATTAATTCAGTCAGTCAGCAGCAATTAA